The sequence TGCGGCGTAGCTGCCCAGGGCGCTCCAGCGGGCGGTGCCGTAGCGGACAGCGGTCGGGGTCATCGGGCCGTTGCCGGGCTGGTCGCCGGGCTGGTTGCCGGGCTGGTTGCCGGGCTGGTCGCCGGGCTGGTCCACGGCCCGCCCAACGGCCCGCCCAACGGCCCGCCCAACGGCCCGCCCAACGGCCCGCCCAACGGCCCGCCCAACGGCTCGGTCCTCGGCTCGGTCATCGGAGTCGGTTCAGGACCCGCTCGAGGGCACGGTGGCCTCGGTGGTGGTTGTGCTGGTGGTGGTCTCGGCGGCCGTGGTGGTCTCGGCCGTGGTGGTCTCTTCGTCGGCGGCCGTGGTGGTGCTCGTGCTGGTGGACGAACTCGGCTTGGGGGTGTTCGACGTCTTCTTGGTCTTGGTGGTGGCCGCCGTGGTGCCCGCGCCCTGCCCGGAGGCGGCCTCGCCGGTGCCGCCGCCGTTGCTCTTGCCGTTGTCGCCGTCGGCCGTGGTCTCAGCGGCCTGCCGCTTTTTCTTCTTCGGCTGGGGCGTGCCGGTCTGCTCAGGGGTGGGCGTGGCCGTCTGGGCGCCGGTCTGCTGCGTGGCGGTGGTGGTGGCGGCCTTCGCCGCGTCCTGCTCACGGGTCTGGGAGGCGGCCAGGGCGGTGGTGCCACCGACGGCGACAAGGGTGATCGCGGTGACCGCACCGGTCAGGGTGCCGACCACACGCAGGCCGCGGTCGCGGTCGTCAGGGCTCACGGAACGCACCCGGACACTGTGCGCCCGGTCAGGTGAAGGGCCAGTCATTCAACCCTCAAATTCATCTCAACCGCCGGCGAATCCCCAGGTGGCACAGCCAAAATGATCACGGCCGGGTGTCAGCCCGGCCGTGATCAGGTGTTGCTCTGCGTAGAACCTCGCCGGCTCAGGAACCGATGCCCGCCAGCTTGCGGATCCGTTGGCCCAGGCCGCCACCGGCCGAGTTGCGGCGCTGGCGCATGCGCTCGCGGGTGCGGGTCTCCGCCGGGCTCAGCACGACCTGCACCTTGGCCCCGCCCAGTCGCGAGCGGCCGAGCTCCAGCCGCCCGCCGGAGGCGATGGCCGCGCGCCGCACGATGTCGAGACCCAGGCCGGACGAGCCGGCGTTGCTGTGCCCCCGGGCCACCACGTCGGCGCCCGGCAGGCCGGGGCCGCCGTCCTGCACGGCGAGCACGATCTCGTGCGCGGCGTTGGTGTTCACCGTGACCTCGAGCGGCACGCCCTCGTCGGTGTGCGCGAACACGTTGTCGATCAGCACGTCGACCACGTCGGTGAGTTCCACCGAGTCGATGCGCGCCCAGGTCGGCCGGCTCGGCAGCCAGGTGCGCAGCGACCGGCCCTGCTCGTCGGCCAGCGCCGACCAGAACGCCACCCGCTCGCCGACCAGCGCCGCCACGTCGCAGCGCGAGGTCACGTTCGCCTTGACCGGGCGCCGGGCGTCCTGAACCACCGCGCTGACCGTGCGTTCCAGGGTGGCCACGTGCTCCTCGATGCGCTGGGCCAGCTCCGGGTCGGTGATGCTCTCGACGTCCAGGCGCAGGGCGGTGACCGGGGTACGCAGCCGGTGCGACAGGTCGGCCACCGACTCCCGCTCCGAGATCAGCAGTTGCTCGATGCGGGCCGAGAGCCGGTTCAGCGCACCGGCCATGGCCGCCACCTCGGGCGGCCCGTGCTCCGGGCTGCGGATGTCCAGCCGGCCGTCGCGGATCGAGTCCGCGGCCGCGGCCAGGTCTTTGATCGGGTCGCTGAGCCTGCGGGCCAGGGTGTCGGCGGCGCCCACCGAGAGCGCGAGCAGCAGGGTGCCGAGCGCGCCGAGGATCCAGCTGGCCCGGCCCACCCCGCGGTGCAGCTCGGCCCCGCTGACCTCGGTGCGCACCACGTAGGCGCCCTCGGTGGTGAGGGCGGGCACGTAGACCACGGCGTGGCCGTCCTCGCGCACCGTGAAGGCCAGGCCGCCGGTGGCCTTCGCGACGTTGTCGTCGGCCGGCACCTGCGCGCCCAGGATGTCCTTGTCCGGCAGGTACACCGAGACCGTGCCGAGCGGGTCGTCCTCGGCGGCGTCGAGTTCCTTCTGCGCGCCGGCGGCACCGGAGTTGGCGGCGATCTGCACCAGGTTCGTCGCGTCGGCCGTGACGGTGGCCAGCGTGCGTTCCTCGGCTAGCGAGCGCAGCAGAAGGGTCAGCGGGATCAGGAAGGCGAGCACCACCGCGGAGGTGGTCGCCGCCACCAGGAGGGTGAGGCGCCAGCGCATGTTCTAGTCGGTTCCCGGGGCCACGAGTCGGATGCCCACGCCGCGGGTGCTGTGCAGGTAGCGGGGTTCCGCCGCGGACTCGCCGAGCTTGCGGCGCAGCCAGGACAGGTGCACGTCGATGGTGCGGTCGCCGCCGCCGTACGGCTGCTGCCACACCTCGGCGAGCAGCTCCCGCTTGCTGACCACCTCGCCGGCCCGCTGGGCCAGGGCGAGCAGCAGGTCGAACTCCTTGCGGGAGAGTTCCAGCGGGTCGCCGTCGAGCGTGGCCACGCGGGTGCGGGCGTCCAGCGCGAGACCGCCCACGGTGAGCGGGCCCTCGGTCTTCTGCGGCCCGCCGCGGCGCAGCACGGCGCGGATCCGGGCGTCCAGGTGGTCTGCGCCGAACGGCTTGGTGACGAAGTCGTCGGCCCCCGCGTCGAGCGCGCGCACCGCGTCGGTGTCTTCGTCGCGCGCCGTCACCACGATCACCGGAACCTCGCTGACGGCACGCAGCATCGTCAGCACCTGGATGCCGTCGACGTCCGGCAGACCGAGGTCGAGCAGGACTACGTCCGGCCGATCGTCGATCACCGATTGCAGGCCGGGGAGACCCCCCGGTTGCCATTGCACTGCGTGACCGCGATCGGTCAGAGCTCTGGAGAGGGCCGCGCGGATCCCCGCGTCGTCCTCAATGATCAGAATGACCGCCACGTGCGCGACGGTACCGGCTGATGAGCGGTTCGGGACATTCTGAATGTCCGGATCTACACCCGCCTGGCTCAACGCTAGGGTGCCGGAGGAGGTGATTTGGGTGAAACGCCGGATCGTGGG is a genomic window of Kineosporia corallincola containing:
- a CDS encoding HAMP domain-containing sensor histidine kinase, which encodes MRWRLTLLVAATTSAVVLAFLIPLTLLLRSLAEERTLATVTADATNLVQIAANSGAAGAQKELDAAEDDPLGTVSVYLPDKDILGAQVPADDNVAKATGGLAFTVREDGHAVVYVPALTTEGAYVVRTEVSGAELHRGVGRASWILGALGTLLLALSVGAADTLARRLSDPIKDLAAAADSIRDGRLDIRSPEHGPPEVAAMAGALNRLSARIEQLLISERESVADLSHRLRTPVTALRLDVESITDPELAQRIEEHVATLERTVSAVVQDARRPVKANVTSRCDVAALVGERVAFWSALADEQGRSLRTWLPSRPTWARIDSVELTDVVDVLIDNVFAHTDEGVPLEVTVNTNAAHEIVLAVQDGGPGLPGADVVARGHSNAGSSGLGLDIVRRAAIASGGRLELGRSRLGGAKVQVVLSPAETRTRERMRQRRNSAGGGLGQRIRKLAGIGS
- a CDS encoding response regulator transcription factor gives rise to the protein MAVILIIEDDAGIRAALSRALTDRGHAVQWQPGGLPGLQSVIDDRPDVVLLDLGLPDVDGIQVLTMLRAVSEVPVIVVTARDEDTDAVRALDAGADDFVTKPFGADHLDARIRAVLRRGGPQKTEGPLTVGGLALDARTRVATLDGDPLELSRKEFDLLLALAQRAGEVVSKRELLAEVWQQPYGGGDRTIDVHLSWLRRKLGESAAEPRYLHSTRGVGIRLVAPGTD